A portion of the Polaribacter cellanae genome contains these proteins:
- a CDS encoding sensor histidine kinase: MKPRKLFNITLRHHIIFWLIYFLFNTFRWSRYFNDFMYSFKTNLIGFPIHIFLTYLNIYYLMPKFVFKRKYKTYILLVIASLLTMVFLKFNLTYYLVSNDVWPEGPKQIHEFTMDYAIDMMIGELYVVTFVTAIKITMDWIKEHKRLIDLEKVQLETELLFLRSQVSPHFFFNTLNNIYSLAIEKSEKTPKIILKLSELMRYILYETGNKRQSLEKEILCIQNYIELERMRHGELLEVNMDMAGNIIGKKIAPILLLSFVENAFKHGIDKNINKVKLDISFKVKENFLYFKITNPTPAVSIYKKNKIIPNFGGIGLTNVKKRLELGYRKEDYDLSIETINNLFIVNLKIKV; this comes from the coding sequence ATGAAACCTAGAAAATTATTTAACATAACACTAAGACATCATATAATCTTTTGGTTAATTTATTTTCTATTTAATACTTTTCGCTGGAGTAGATATTTTAACGATTTTATGTATTCTTTTAAAACCAATCTTATTGGTTTTCCAATACATATTTTCTTAACCTATCTTAATATTTATTATTTAATGCCAAAATTTGTTTTTAAACGTAAATATAAGACCTATATACTCTTAGTTATAGCTTCGTTATTAACAATGGTTTTTTTGAAGTTTAACCTAACTTATTACCTTGTTAGCAATGATGTTTGGCCAGAAGGACCAAAACAAATTCATGAATTTACAATGGATTACGCTATAGATATGATGATTGGAGAATTGTACGTTGTAACCTTTGTAACTGCCATAAAGATTACAATGGATTGGATTAAAGAGCACAAAAGGTTAATAGATTTAGAAAAAGTGCAATTAGAAACTGAATTGTTATTTTTAAGATCTCAGGTTTCTCCTCATTTCTTTTTTAATACCTTAAATAACATTTATTCTTTAGCTATTGAAAAATCGGAAAAGACGCCGAAAATAATCTTAAAACTGTCAGAATTAATGCGATATATTCTTTATGAAACTGGTAACAAAAGACAAAGTCTAGAAAAAGAAATTCTATGCATTCAAAATTATATCGAATTAGAAAGAATGAGACATGGAGAATTACTGGAAGTAAATATGGATATGGCTGGAAATATCATAGGAAAAAAAATAGCTCCTATATTATTGTTATCTTTCGTAGAAAATGCTTTTAAACACGGAATAGACAAAAATATTAATAAAGTGAAGTTAGATATTAGTTTTAAAGTTAAAGAAAACTTCCTTTATTTTAAAATAACAAACCCTACTCCTGCAGTTTCAATTTATAAAAAGAATAAAATTATACCTAATTTTGGGGGAATTGGATTAACGAACGTTAAAAAAAGATTAGAACTTGGGTATCGTAAAGAAGACTACGATTTATCTATTGAAACCATAAATAATTTATTTATTGTAAATTTAAAAATAAAAGTATAA
- a CDS encoding SusD/RagB family nutrient-binding outer membrane lipoprotein, whose product MKSIYKKNRNKGLYLMLLFMGFLSFNSCDNDFGDINDGYEAKLYKANIPGLFNGMVASLKFEDTRYKVPMAWLYQWNQQAAMYGATGFRLDDAVTPAWRNYYATLANYNDLLGLIAKEEVPENYKNVEAMAKIIIAYKTLSNTLLYGNMPYSEAGKGFLTTDSFRPVYEDQQSIMKAAISNLTAAIGDLSTSTSQFSLGSSETLLGNDVNMWKKFANSVRLNAAMIMIEKDEAFAAPIITASLEAPLLTSEEYVSLDPGKIAGLQNNREWYFRGNSYLRMGSTMFNEMSSTTAVDGSGIYDLRTSILFEPNEDDKWIPYPQISDASTPTVTGDPHIEARVKKDWTKNRSNFATFNVYYVQDHSIPQFLITGSQVSFLKAEIYNRGLAGIAADQAKAKTFYEEGITASVNFWYNHAFNSIWDVNKPAAAAPTSAELTAMLTNPEVAYSSNASDALTQIYKQSWIALIHQPIEAWTLKRRTGDATPGVQLPATSLVTDFNRLVYPPSERETNRVNWTAATGGTDSEKVKTWIQK is encoded by the coding sequence ATGAAAAGTATATATAAAAAAAATAGAAACAAGGGGTTGTATTTAATGCTTCTTTTTATGGGCTTTCTTTCTTTTAATTCATGTGATAATGATTTTGGAGATATTAACGATGGCTATGAAGCAAAGCTTTACAAAGCAAACATTCCAGGATTGTTTAATGGAATGGTAGCATCACTTAAATTTGAAGATACAAGATATAAAGTACCTATGGCTTGGTTATATCAGTGGAACCAACAGGCAGCTATGTATGGTGCTACAGGATTTCGTTTAGATGATGCAGTTACTCCAGCTTGGAGAAACTACTATGCAACTTTGGCGAATTATAACGATTTGTTAGGGTTAATAGCTAAAGAAGAAGTACCTGAAAACTATAAAAATGTAGAAGCGATGGCAAAAATTATAATAGCGTATAAAACTTTGTCTAACACTTTACTTTATGGAAATATGCCATATTCAGAAGCTGGGAAAGGTTTTTTAACAACAGATAGTTTTAGACCAGTTTACGAAGATCAACAGTCTATTATGAAAGCAGCGATTAGCAACTTAACTGCTGCAATTGGAGATTTGTCTACAAGCACCTCTCAGTTTTCTTTAGGAAGTTCAGAAACACTTTTAGGGAATGATGTTAATATGTGGAAAAAATTCGCCAACTCTGTTCGTTTAAATGCGGCAATGATTATGATAGAAAAGGACGAAGCTTTTGCTGCTCCAATTATTACTGCATCTTTAGAGGCTCCATTATTAACTTCAGAAGAATACGTTTCTTTAGATCCGGGAAAAATAGCTGGACTTCAAAATAATAGAGAATGGTATTTTAGAGGAAACTCTTATTTAAGAATGGGTTCTACGATGTTTAATGAAATGTCTAGTACAACAGCTGTAGATGGTTCTGGAATTTACGATTTAAGAACAAGCATTTTGTTCGAACCTAATGAAGACGATAAGTGGATTCCTTATCCTCAAATTTCTGATGCGAGTACACCAACAGTAACTGGAGATCCACATATAGAAGCAAGAGTGAAAAAAGATTGGACTAAAAATAGATCGAATTTTGCAACTTTTAACGTGTATTATGTGCAAGATCATTCTATACCACAATTTTTAATTACAGGGTCTCAAGTAAGCTTTTTAAAGGCAGAGATTTATAATAGAGGTTTAGCAGGAATTGCGGCAGATCAAGCAAAAGCGAAAACTTTTTATGAAGAAGGTATTACAGCATCTGTTAACTTTTGGTATAACCACGCTTTTAATTCAATTTGGGATGTAAATAAGCCTGCTGCTGCTGCACCAACATCTGCAGAATTAACAGCAATGTTAACAAACCCAGAAGTAGCTTACAGCTCAAATGCTTCAGATGCATTAACTCAGATTTATAAACAAAGTTGGATTGCTTTAATTCATCAACCAATAGAGGCTTGGACGCTTAAAAGAAGAACTGGAGATGCAACACCTGGAGTTCAATTACCAGCAACTAGTTTAGTAACAGACTTTAATAGATTGGTGTACCCACCTTCAGAAAGAGAAACGAATCGTGTAAACTGGACTGCTGCAACAGGCGGAACAGATTCAGAGAAAGTTAAAACATGGATTCAGAAATAA
- a CDS encoding LytR/AlgR family response regulator transcription factor, with protein MEIRSLIIDDEPLAINLINNYLDKIEDIKVVSTFGNAIDALNFLKKEKVDLIFLDINMPLLDGLSFIKSLENKPLIIITSAHKEYAVETYELEVLDYLIKPIPFPRFILAINKVHKIFNTNKLPQKKTNSRPFIFIKIEKKKNIKIYLDEILVIESLRDYLKISTSTERYIIHQTHNSFTEMLPSESFIRIHRSYTVALDKIEVLEGNSVEVGGMRYVIGRSYIDDVKARILNSSIN; from the coding sequence ATGGAGATAAGAAGTTTGATTATTGATGATGAACCATTAGCTATTAATTTGATTAATAACTACTTAGATAAAATTGAAGATATTAAGGTCGTTTCTACTTTCGGAAACGCCATTGACGCATTAAATTTTCTAAAAAAAGAAAAAGTTGATTTAATTTTCTTAGACATAAATATGCCTCTTTTAGATGGTTTAAGCTTTATTAAAAGCCTAGAAAACAAACCTCTAATTATTATAACAAGCGCCCACAAAGAATACGCTGTGGAAACCTATGAGTTGGAAGTGTTAGATTATTTAATTAAACCGATTCCTTTTCCGAGATTTATTTTAGCTATTAATAAGGTGCATAAAATCTTTAATACCAATAAATTACCTCAAAAAAAAACAAACTCTAGACCTTTTATCTTTATTAAAATAGAAAAAAAGAAAAATATTAAAATTTATTTAGATGAAATTTTAGTGATTGAAAGTCTAAGAGATTATTTAAAAATTAGTACCTCTACAGAGCGATACATAATCCATCAAACACACAATAGTTTTACAGAAATGTTACCTTCGGAAAGTTTTATACGAATCCATAGATCTTATACAGTTGCACTCGATAAAATAGAAGTTTTAGAAGGAAATAGTGTGGAAGTTGGAGGAATGAGATATGTAATTGGTCGAAGTTATATTGATGATGTTAAAGCTAGAATATTAAATTCTTCGATTAACTAA
- a CDS encoding SusC/RagA family TonB-linked outer membrane protein, with amino-acid sequence MFCLFAFQNVKAQTTVTGTITEASSGEVLPGASILIKGTSNGVSSDFDGKYSITFSGTSATFVVSYVGYKTKEVTYKGSNVLNVALSEAADSLNEIVVTALGIKRQQRSVGYAAQTVKATEVTLADPVDIAQGLQGKVAGLNITTSNGIGNASSRVVIRGNNSLFGRNTPLIVVDGAIVDNSELEQGNVGEKQETYKDWGNYLSYLDMSTVEDITVLKGPNAAALYGARGANGVILITSKKGGERPGIGVRYNVSTNFSDTYRYTDVQNEYGGGFRASLFTANPKLPKTASGQSFPSILYPQSWSGNPYPGATGIDSSHGAIPGGYNTWDIYSWFGGGASWGPKLDGTQALWWDGKTRTYSPQPNNRKYMFKQGIEKTHSLSFSSANDLGSIRVGFTHREADAIIENTNSKSTSFSLGSHVNISKVLSADINAGYNQNFRLNTPEIGNNNSWTKFNIYGMSREYRGLEKDLYFGKDLYDGFRVDFGGAYPHAEYSKNLFWDFYENNDRLWRDEFLSTIKLNAEITPWFNAFVRTSVDLIGTRFEETKNTIKPDGISEGGFNKTVSKSKTFNTDIMATFHKENLLTEGFNASITLGLNNYSINNSGVEGRNGSTFKVPNVYSLYNFVPRIDDFTPDRSNADDFKTGARETRYVVQSFAYIGLLNLSYKNYLFLEATGRKDYTSTLPKNNNSTFYPSVSSSLVFTDAFDLGSIKETLNYGSLRVAWGRSANAAEPYQLDNTYNTSTFGNSTTITRPSNIPPSDLTFQTSESKEIGLSLGFFNNNLNVDFTYYDIKSDNQIMTSAVSLASGASKVTFNSGELTNRGIEFIINAKIINNDNFSWNATFNGAKNTNKVVSLADGIEEQEIASVFGSKGAFMKASPGENYGAIYGTDFELDDQGRRQVMNIYNKDGSGEVVGTQYKVSSDVQKIGNAAPKLTGGLRNVFRYKNFSLSALMDFKLGGDIYSVDHAVAMGSGLSPETAAARRDGAGLPYTFPDGTTANVGMIMDGFNVDDNKVNDRVITPTNFYGVTYAGWSNLNRPRSLSVFENSWVKLRELSLTYSMPKNLLQKFNFIEDLSVSLIGRNLFYIYTTLPQRLNPEAINGTGNGQGLQWSAFPSIRTVGFNLKVGL; translated from the coding sequence ATGTTTTGTTTGTTCGCTTTTCAGAATGTAAAAGCGCAAACAACAGTAACAGGAACAATTACAGAAGCTTCAAGTGGAGAGGTACTTCCAGGAGCAAGCATTTTAATTAAAGGTACAAGCAATGGAGTGTCGTCCGATTTCGATGGAAAGTATAGTATTACTTTCTCAGGAACATCTGCAACCTTTGTTGTTTCTTATGTTGGTTACAAAACAAAAGAAGTTACTTACAAAGGATCTAACGTATTAAATGTGGCTTTGTCTGAAGCAGCAGATAGTTTAAATGAGATTGTGGTAACAGCTTTAGGTATTAAAAGGCAGCAAAGATCTGTTGGTTATGCAGCCCAAACAGTTAAAGCAACTGAGGTAACGTTAGCAGATCCTGTAGATATTGCTCAAGGTTTACAAGGTAAAGTAGCTGGTTTAAACATTACGACTTCTAATGGTATTGGAAATGCTTCTTCTAGAGTTGTTATTAGAGGTAATAATAGTTTATTTGGTAGAAATACACCTTTAATTGTTGTAGATGGAGCTATTGTAGATAATAGCGAATTGGAGCAAGGTAATGTTGGAGAAAAACAAGAAACTTACAAAGATTGGGGTAACTATTTAAGTTACTTAGACATGTCTACTGTAGAAGATATTACAGTGTTAAAAGGACCAAATGCAGCTGCATTATATGGTGCAAGAGGTGCAAATGGTGTTATTTTAATTACTTCGAAAAAAGGAGGAGAGAGACCAGGTATTGGTGTTCGTTACAATGTGTCTACCAATTTTTCAGACACCTATAGATATACAGATGTACAAAATGAATATGGTGGAGGTTTTAGAGCATCTTTATTTACTGCAAACCCTAAGTTGCCAAAAACGGCTTCAGGACAAAGTTTTCCTTCTATACTTTATCCACAATCTTGGAGTGGAAACCCATATCCAGGAGCTACAGGTATAGATTCTTCTCATGGAGCGATACCTGGAGGGTACAATACTTGGGACATTTATAGTTGGTTTGGTGGAGGTGCCTCTTGGGGCCCAAAATTAGATGGAACACAAGCACTTTGGTGGGATGGTAAAACAAGAACTTACTCTCCACAACCAAACAATAGAAAATATATGTTTAAACAAGGTATTGAAAAAACACATAGTCTATCATTTTCTTCAGCAAACGATTTAGGAAGCATTCGTGTTGGTTTTACTCATAGAGAGGCAGATGCAATTATCGAAAATACAAACTCTAAAAGCACTAGCTTTTCTTTAGGTTCTCATGTAAATATTTCTAAAGTTTTAAGTGCAGATATTAATGCAGGATATAACCAAAATTTTAGATTAAATACTCCAGAAATTGGAAACAATAATTCTTGGACTAAGTTTAATATCTATGGAATGTCTAGGGAGTATAGAGGTTTAGAAAAAGATTTATATTTCGGCAAAGATTTATATGATGGTTTTAGAGTTGATTTTGGAGGGGCCTATCCACATGCAGAGTATAGTAAAAATTTATTTTGGGATTTTTATGAAAATAACGATCGCTTATGGAGAGACGAATTCTTATCTACAATTAAGCTAAATGCGGAGATTACTCCATGGTTTAATGCTTTTGTTAGAACTTCTGTAGATTTAATAGGAACAAGATTCGAAGAAACTAAAAACACAATTAAACCTGATGGTATTAGCGAAGGTGGTTTCAATAAAACTGTTAGTAAATCTAAAACATTCAATACAGATATTATGGCTACTTTCCACAAGGAAAACTTATTAACAGAAGGTTTTAATGCAAGTATTACTTTAGGTTTAAATAACTATTCGATAAACAATTCTGGTGTAGAAGGAAGAAATGGAAGTACTTTTAAAGTACCTAATGTGTACTCTTTATATAATTTTGTTCCTAGAATTGACGACTTTACTCCAGATAGAAGTAATGCAGATGATTTTAAAACAGGAGCAAGAGAAACAAGATACGTTGTACAATCTTTCGCGTACATTGGTCTTTTAAATTTATCTTACAAAAACTATTTATTCTTAGAAGCAACTGGAAGAAAAGATTATACATCTACATTGCCTAAGAATAATAATTCTACATTTTATCCTTCTGTAAGTTCTTCTTTGGTATTTACAGATGCATTTGATTTAGGAAGCATAAAAGAAACTTTAAATTATGGTTCTTTAAGAGTTGCTTGGGGTAGAAGTGCAAATGCAGCGGAGCCTTACCAATTAGATAATACGTATAATACAAGTACTTTTGGTAATTCAACTACAATAACGAGACCTAGTAATATACCTCCATCAGACTTAACGTTCCAAACTTCAGAGTCTAAGGAGATAGGATTGTCTTTAGGTTTCTTTAATAATAATTTAAATGTAGATTTTACGTATTATGATATCAAGTCAGATAACCAAATTATGACATCTGCTGTATCATTAGCTTCTGGAGCATCGAAAGTGACTTTTAACTCTGGAGAATTAACAAATAGAGGTATCGAATTTATTATTAATGCGAAAATTATTAATAACGATAATTTCTCTTGGAATGCTACATTCAATGGTGCTAAAAATACGAATAAAGTAGTTTCTTTAGCGGATGGTATAGAAGAGCAAGAAATTGCGAGTGTATTTGGTAGTAAAGGTGCTTTTATGAAAGCTTCTCCAGGCGAGAACTATGGAGCGATTTATGGAACAGATTTCGAACTTGACGACCAAGGTAGAAGGCAAGTTATGAATATTTATAATAAAGACGGAAGTGGGGAAGTTGTAGGTACTCAGTATAAAGTTTCTAGTGATGTGCAAAAAATAGGAAATGCAGCGCCAAAATTAACAGGAGGTTTACGTAACGTTTTTAGATACAAAAACTTTAGTTTATCTGCTTTAATGGACTTTAAATTAGGTGGAGATATTTATTCTGTAGACCATGCAGTAGCAATGGGAAGTGGTTTGTCTCCAGAAACAGCAGCAGCTAGAAGAGATGGAGCTGGTTTACCATATACTTTTCCTGATGGAACAACTGCAAACGTTGGTATGATAATGGATGGATTTAATGTTGATGATAATAAAGTAAATGATAGAGTTATTACTCCAACCAATTTCTATGGAGTTACTTACGCAGGTTGGTCTAACTTAAACAGACCAAGAAGTTTATCTGTTTTCGAAAATTCTTGGGTAAAATTAAGAGAATTATCTCTTACCTATAGTATGCCTAAAAATCTCCTGCAAAAATTTAACTTTATAGAAGACTTGTCTGTATCGTTAATAGGTAGAAATTTATTTTACATTTATACAACTTTGCCACAAAGATTAAATCCAGAAGCAATTAACGGAACTGGTAATGGTCAAGGATTACAATGGTCGGCTTTTCCTAGCATACGAACAGTAGGATTTAATTTAAAAGTAGGACTTTAA
- a CDS encoding glycosyltransferase gives MKKIIVSVTNDLTTDQRVEKVCNSLHTDGYDVYLVGRLLKNSEDINRDYTTKRFKLFFNSGVLFYAEYNIRLFFFLLFKKKDILLSNDVDTLLPNYFISKIQHKKLVFDSHELFSEIPELVNRPKVKKIWTSIENWIIPKLKNNYTVCNSIANYYQNKYNVQFKTILNVPNKKNIENGIFPFETYQKKIIIYQGAVNMGRGLELMIETMQHLENHLLIIIGNGDIYKDLKEKTSTLKLNEKVFFLGRKKPEDLKKLTPLADIGFSLEEDLGLNYRFALPNKIFDYIQAEIPIIVSNFPEMKQIVIDHKIGEIIEHRDPKFLAHQIKKLLEKDFSNELKEAKKILIWKHQEKKLLAIFKNAK, from the coding sequence TTGAAAAAAATTATTGTTTCTGTAACAAACGACCTCACAACAGACCAAAGAGTAGAAAAAGTATGTAATTCGTTGCATACAGACGGATATGACGTGTATTTAGTGGGGAGATTGCTAAAAAATTCAGAAGATATCAACAGAGATTATACTACCAAAAGATTCAAGTTATTTTTTAATTCTGGAGTTCTTTTTTATGCTGAATATAATATTCGATTGTTCTTTTTTTTACTATTTAAAAAAAAAGACATTTTACTTTCTAACGATGTAGATACCTTATTGCCCAATTATTTTATTAGTAAAATTCAACATAAAAAATTGGTTTTTGATAGTCACGAACTTTTCTCTGAAATTCCTGAGCTGGTAAACCGCCCAAAAGTTAAAAAAATATGGACTTCCATTGAAAATTGGATAATTCCAAAACTTAAAAATAATTACACGGTTTGCAATAGTATTGCCAATTATTATCAAAATAAATACAACGTTCAGTTTAAAACTATTTTAAATGTTCCGAATAAAAAAAATATAGAAAATGGCATTTTTCCGTTTGAAACTTATCAAAAAAAAATAATTATATACCAAGGTGCTGTAAATATGGGGCGTGGTTTGGAATTGATGATAGAAACCATGCAACACTTAGAAAATCATCTTCTTATAATTATTGGAAATGGCGATATTTATAAAGATTTAAAAGAAAAAACTTCAACATTAAAATTGAATGAAAAGGTATTTTTCTTAGGCAGAAAAAAACCTGAAGATCTAAAAAAACTAACTCCTTTGGCAGATATAGGCTTTAGCTTAGAAGAAGATTTAGGGTTGAATTATCGATTTGCTTTGCCTAACAAAATTTTCGATTATATACAAGCAGAAATTCCAATAATTGTCTCTAATTTCCCAGAAATGAAACAGATCGTAATCGACCATAAAATTGGAGAAATTATTGAACATCGAGATCCAAAATTTTTGGCACATCAAATTAAAAAACTTTTAGAAAAAGACTTTTCAAATGAACTAAAAGAAGCTAAAAAAATATTGATTTGGAAACATCAAGAAAAAAAATTATTAGCCATCTTTAAAAATGCAAAATAG
- a CDS encoding GH92 family glycosyl hydrolase produces the protein MIFFKNPNIKIFYILLTLLTVVSCDKNSKEPEIQSLTEFVDPFIGTGGHGHTYPGATVPFGMLQVTPVNGISKWDWCSGYHYSDSVAVGFSHLALSGTGIGDLVDILFMPINKKVDLSINPKSRDSIAYKSSYSHNNETAKPGYYQVFLEDHNVNVELTTTKRTAYHKYTFQKDDKQSVVIDLGFAINWDTPLKTSVHIEDKYTISGTRFSKGWARNQKVFFVAKFSKPITKHQIYADGNLVEKNTSEGIKTATQLFFDTKSNEELFVKVALSSVSVENAKNNLREGNFNFNAIKEEANNKWKNALTKIEVETPIDSLKTIFYTAMYHAQLAPVTYSDKNGQFRKENDEIVTANDYTAYSTLSLWDTFRAEHPLLTLTAPDRVSDIINTMLAYYETKKILPVWTLYANETNTMTGYHSIPVIVEAYMKGIRGFDTGKAFEAMKTTMMQDERGLNHYKKYGYIPYTLLDESVTITLEYAYDDWCVAQMAKALGKDADYKFFLNRSKAYQHLFDNKTGFMRGKAVDGKSWNEPFDAKHSNHREQTDYTEGNAWQHSWFVPQDPENFIKLHGSNEIFTSRLEQLFTESSEITGDNISADISGLIGQYAHGNEPSHHIAYLFNHAKQPWRTQYWARHIMDTQYNTTPNGLSGNEDCGQMSAWYALSSIGLYAMNPASGNYEIGSPIFEKVTIKVADGKTFVIEAENVSDKNIYIQSATLNGKEFNRTNISHKEILEGGTLHFVMGNQPNKNWGV, from the coding sequence ATGATATTTTTTAAAAACCCCAATATAAAGATATTTTACATTTTATTAACCCTGCTAACAGTTGTTTCCTGTGATAAAAATAGCAAAGAACCAGAAATACAATCGTTAACAGAGTTTGTAGATCCTTTTATTGGAACAGGAGGTCATGGACATACATATCCTGGAGCAACCGTTCCTTTTGGAATGTTGCAAGTGACTCCTGTAAATGGAATTTCTAAATGGGATTGGTGTTCTGGGTATCATTATTCAGATTCTGTAGCAGTTGGTTTTAGTCATTTAGCTTTAAGTGGAACAGGAATTGGAGATTTGGTAGATATTCTTTTTATGCCAATTAATAAAAAGGTCGATTTATCTATCAACCCAAAATCGAGAGATAGTATTGCTTATAAATCTTCTTATAGTCACAATAACGAAACAGCAAAACCAGGTTATTATCAGGTTTTCTTAGAAGATCACAATGTAAATGTTGAATTAACAACCACAAAAAGAACAGCATATCATAAATATACTTTTCAAAAAGATGATAAGCAATCTGTAGTTATTGATTTAGGTTTTGCAATAAATTGGGATACTCCTTTAAAAACATCTGTACATATTGAAGATAAATATACCATAAGTGGAACTCGTTTTAGTAAAGGTTGGGCAAGAAACCAAAAAGTATTTTTTGTAGCTAAATTCTCGAAACCAATAACAAAACATCAAATATATGCTGATGGTAACCTTGTAGAAAAGAACACTTCAGAAGGCATAAAAACAGCTACACAATTATTTTTTGATACTAAGAGTAATGAAGAATTATTTGTAAAAGTAGCTTTATCATCTGTAAGTGTAGAAAATGCAAAAAACAATTTAAGAGAAGGAAATTTCAATTTTAACGCTATAAAAGAGGAAGCAAATAATAAATGGAAAAACGCTTTAACAAAGATTGAAGTAGAAACGCCTATCGACTCTTTAAAAACAATTTTTTACACAGCAATGTATCACGCACAATTGGCACCAGTTACTTACAGTGATAAAAACGGACAATTTAGAAAAGAAAATGATGAAATTGTAACTGCGAACGATTATACAGCATATTCAACCTTATCGCTTTGGGATACTTTTAGGGCCGAACATCCTTTACTAACCTTAACAGCGCCAGATAGAGTTTCGGATATTATAAACACAATGTTGGCGTATTACGAAACCAAAAAAATATTACCAGTTTGGACCTTGTATGCAAACGAAACCAATACAATGACGGGTTATCACTCGATACCTGTAATTGTGGAAGCATATATGAAAGGAATTCGTGGTTTTGATACCGGAAAAGCATTTGAAGCAATGAAAACCACAATGATGCAAGACGAAAGAGGATTGAATCATTATAAAAAATATGGTTACATCCCATATACTTTATTGGACGAATCTGTAACAATTACTTTAGAATATGCCTATGACGATTGGTGTGTAGCTCAAATGGCAAAGGCACTAGGAAAAGATGCTGATTACAAATTTTTCTTAAATCGTTCTAAAGCATATCAACATCTATTTGATAATAAAACTGGTTTTATGCGAGGGAAAGCTGTAGATGGTAAATCTTGGAACGAACCTTTTGATGCAAAACATTCTAACCACAGAGAGCAAACAGATTATACAGAAGGAAATGCATGGCAACATAGTTGGTTTGTGCCCCAAGATCCAGAAAATTTTATTAAACTTCATGGAAGTAACGAAATTTTTACAAGTAGATTAGAGCAATTATTTACGGAAAGCTCAGAAATTACTGGAGATAATATTTCCGCAGATATTTCTGGACTTATTGGGCAATATGCGCATGGAAATGAACCAAGCCATCATATAGCTTATCTTTTTAATCATGCAAAGCAACCTTGGCGAACGCAATATTGGGCTCGTCATATTATGGATACACAATACAATACAACACCAAATGGTTTAAGTGGAAACGAAGATTGTGGACAAATGAGTGCTTGGTATGCACTGAGTTCTATTGGTTTGTATGCAATGAATCCTGCCTCTGGAAATTATGAAATAGGAAGCCCTATTTTTGAAAAAGTTACCATTAAAGTTGCTGACGGAAAAACATTTGTAATCGAAGCAGAAAACGTTTCAGATAAAAATATATATATACAATCTGCAACACTTAATGGTAAAGAGTTCAATAGAACAAACATCTCTCATAAAGAGATTTTAGAAGGAGGAACATTACATTTTGTAATGGGAAATCAACCAAATAAAAATTGGGGAGTTTAA